In Nicotiana tabacum cultivar K326 chromosome 19, ASM71507v2, whole genome shotgun sequence, one DNA window encodes the following:
- the LOC142173239 gene encoding uncharacterized protein LOC142173239 yields MFARWMYDAGLPFNCVNYTDTFSAFIEAVGQYGPGMKPPTYHEVRGPYLKKEVAEVNKIVEEHKVEWNKFGCSIMMDKWTARNGKMNINILVNSPKGSLFLESVDASDSSTDSTKMYSLFKSTIDSIGAENVVQVVTDNASENIKAGDLMSVGYPHIYWTPCAAHSINLIFGDIFKERPFSSIFNQAIRVHSYIVQRPLLLNMMKRFTKQRSLVKPAKTRFATAFLTLHRMYEQKSNLKKLFVSDEYTNSAYGKEARGRESADIILSPSFWNNVVHALKIGGPLVKVLRLVDGEQRPPMGYLYEAMDRAKEAIQVSFSDQRKYKRVFEIIDKRWDSKLHSPLHAAGLVLNPELFYDNEERILGDEPLWNGYYECIEKLIPEESVQDKITEQFSIYRNAEQLFGKNMAIRQRKTKSPGERVLICCFIVNKLFLYQYYVLKICSTSTVEWWKQYGHSTPDLQKFSIKVLSLTCSSSGCERNWSVFEHIHTKKRNKLTLKRLNDLVFIKYNRTLRRRYNARNVIDPISLDNIDDANEWLTGVLEDHADEEVFEETSDFTWGDVAEARGIGERIYGLRGSTSTSSSQRKGKEAATLSLVDEEEEVEEDDEQYNNDSGIQEFDNLVEE; encoded by the exons CttttaattgtgttaattataCTGACACTTTTTCTGCTTTTATTGAGGCCGTAGGCCAATATGGTCCAGGAATGAagcctccaacatatcatgaaGTTAGAGGGCCATATCTAAAAAAAGAGGTGGCAGAGGTGAACAAAATCGTGGAGGAGCACAAAGTAgaatggaacaagtttggttgttcCATTATGATGGATAAGTGGACGGCGAGAAATGGAAAAATGAACATCAATATCTTGGTGAATTCTCCTAAGGGAAGCTTGTTTCTTGAGTCCGTTGATGCAAGCGACTCTTCGACTGATTCAACCAAAATGTACTCCTTGTTCAAGAGTACAATAGACTCTATTGGAGCAGAAAATGTTGTTCAAGTTGTCACGGACAACGCCAGTGAAAATATTAAAGCTGGCGATTTGATGTCTGTTGGGTACCCGCATATTTATTGGACTCCGTGTGCAGCACATTCCATTAATTTGATCTTCGGTgacattttcaaggaaagaccCTTTAGTTCAATCTTTAATCAGGCAATTAGAGTGCATTCCTATATTGTTCAAAGgcctttgttattgaatatgatGAAGAGATTCACTAAACAAAGAAGCTTGGTGAAACCCGCAAAGACAAGATTTGCTACTGCTTTCTTGACTTTGCATAGGATGTATGAGCAAAAAAGCAATTTGAAGAAGTTGTTTGTTTCAGATGAGTACACTAACAGTGCCTATGGAAAGGAAGCTCGAGGGAGAGAATCTGCAGATATTATACTTTCTCCTTCATTCTGGAATAATgtggttcatgcattgaagattggtGGTCCTTTAGTTAAAGTGCTTCGTTTGGTGGATGGGGAGCAAAGGCCACCAATGGGCTACCTGTACGAAGCAATGGATAGGGCAAAGGAGGCTATTCAAGTCTCGTTTAGTGatcaaagaaaatacaaaagagtCTTTGAGATCATAGATAAAAGGTGGGATAGTAAGCTTCATAGCCCTTTGCATGCAGCTGGACTTGTTTTGAACCCGGAACTGTTTTATGACAATGAAGAAAGGATTCTAGGAGATGAACCTTTGTGGAATGGATACTATGAATGTATTGAGAAGTTGATACCTGAAGAATCCGTGCAAGATAAAATAACAGAGCAATTTAGTATTTATAGGAATGCTGAGcaactttttggaaaaaacatGGCGATTAGACAAAGAAAGACGAAGTCACCAGGTGAGCGAGTGCTTATATGTTGTTTTATAGTTAATAAGTTATTTCTTTATCaatattatgttttgaaaatttgttcTACTTCTACAGTTGAATGGTGGAAGCAATATGGCCATTCCACTCCGGATTTACAAAAGTTTTCCATCAAGGTTCTAAGTCTAACATGTAGCTCATCCGGGTGTGAAAGGAATTGGAGCGTGTTTGAACAT ATTCATACCAAAAAAAGGAACAAACTAACCTTGAAGCGTCTCAATGATCTAGTATTCATTAAGTACAATAGAACATTGAGGCGTCGTTACAACGCTCGCAATGTAATTGATCCAATTAGTTTGGACAACATCGACGATGCTAATGAATGGCTAACTGGAGTCCTGGAAGATCATGCAGATGAAGAAGTATTTGAGGAAACTTCTGATTTCACTTGGGGTGATGTTGCGGAGGCGCGTGGAATTGGGGAGAGGATTTATGGTTTGAGAGGGAGTACCTCAACTTCAAGTTCACAGAGGAAGGGAAAAGAGGCAGCTACTTTGTCCCtagttgatgaagaagaagaagttgaagaagatgacgagcaatataataatgatagtggaatacaagaatttgacaatcttgtagaagaatag